A window of Populus trichocarpa isolate Nisqually-1 chromosome 17, P.trichocarpa_v4.1, whole genome shotgun sequence genomic DNA:
TCTTTGTCCTGCCTGTGTGTTTATTTCACTATAGAACTTTCTATGAACTTGTTATACATACAATCATCGTTCGTCTCTATCATCGTCTCTGTTGTTTTTGCTGTGTTGCTGCAGGGTTCTATATGGGCATCTAATGCCTTGATCGATTCATTCATTGGATAAATTTAGACTCCGATCAACACTGTTGATCGTCCAGTTTTATGCACTACACGGAATTTCTCATGAACATGAGGAAGGAATCAAGAATAAATCTAATGCTCCTTTTCTcgcttcaaaagaaaaaaaaaaaaacattttttgataGCATGATGCTCGCGTATACACTATCTATGTTGGACATCCTTCTCCCTTCTCATTTCTGGCTTCCATTTCTGGCAGGTTGCGCTCGAGCAGCAGCTGTTTAATATCAACGTAACTGTACACAGGTTTCCTAACTCTAAATTCTATCCGTTTGATTGGAGTGTGAATGCACAACAATTGATTGTCTTGATTGTGATGTTAAACCCCTTCAGCACTGACAGAAATTTAGATTCTAAACTTTGACTTCCTGTACACTTGTCATCCTGTTATTTTGAGGTGGCTGCACTGATCACCGGACGTTATACATTTTCTTCGTCTGTTTCAGCGAGGGGGAAAGGAGGATCCTAGTGCATAGAGAGAACGAGACGATTAGTATCGTATCTTTAACAATTCCATTCAAAGGTAAAGCAATGTTTAACGTCCGGTAAATGCTTCTGCCGACTGAACTCACAGCTTAGGCAAAGTCGACAAAATGCGTTAATCTTCACTAACCTGCTGCTGGCGGCGCCGATGTTGGATAGCGGTAAATGCTCTGACCATGACATAAATAGGCAGAAGAATCCCAACTGTTCTCAATATCATTAACTGCATAATAAcatagattttagtttttttttttttttaccgggtaaaagcaaattgaatttttgtaaCAAGAAGAGCAGGCAGGAGAACCTAGCCTTACCATGAACAATGTCATTGTGTAATCTCCGGCTCCACTAATTATGATAGGAAGCGTATGGCGTAAAACCAAAAGAACCATAAACTGCAAATTAACATGAAAAGTAGATATCATTCTGGCGAGAACGATAGGATCATATAGACCAAACAAACATGAGGGTCACAAACACATGCACGACGATAATGCACAGGAAAGAATAACCAGATATTTTAAAGAACACGAGTCcctaattgattaattaacaattttttcaCTCTTAACTGGAAAAGAATTCATTAGCTAAGACGGGGTAAAAATTGCGTTGTCTGTTAGATTTGAAACTAACTGAACCACAGGATTTGGAAGTAAACTATGAATCTGTGAGATTAAGTTCTACACATGAAGCAACAAATGATCACATGCACACACAGGGTCCTAGGGGGGgtgggggggagagagagagagtcgtACTATAATAGCAACTATGCGGCAGCACATCACGCTCCTAGGAGAGGGTAAAGGATACTCTTCTTCGAAATCAGAGTCCAAATATTCACGGTCGGTAGTAAACATCGGTATAAATGGAGGAGCATGCAATTCCCTTGTGGGTATCTCCCAATTTCCTCTGGAGATGAAAATCCCAAGCAGATTAGGACTATCACTATCAAAGAAAAGGGAACCAAAAccccaacaaaaaaattgaaaccaagATTGCAGGACACATAGCAAAAATACAGACATGCCTGAAATTCATTGGAATACCACCATAACGAAACAAAGGGCGCGGAGCTGTATAACCAGGCTCGAATTGCTGCAAATGCAATAatgcaaatattaaaaagatgatTACAAACCTTATGTCCTTTTTTACCACttcaaatttattagaaaacatcCCAACACTGAGAGATCGCGAAAATCATTTAATTGTGCACCTGATAGCAGATCTCACAGTTAATGTCACCCTTCTCGTTGCACCACCTCTGGACACATTTCCGATGAGCATActgcaaaacaagaaaataaagagaaactTGTAACCTCgtctgaagcatctaaacccAGCAGGGGAAGTCTTCCTGGCACAAAATTGAACTTGATGTGATAAGATGATACAAGTAAAATTATCATCAAATTTCGCTTCATGCAACTAGACTCCATTCTCAGGGACCTGCACCCTTTAATAATTAGTGGCATGTCACCTTCATAAGAAATAGCTTACTCGTGTTAAATTTTTGTTGCGAGACGTTCTAGTTTCTACACTACAACACACTTTACTCGAGCTTTAATTATTCTACAATCAATTGAGATTGCTCATGCTAAATTTTTGTTGCAGGACATCTTCGTTCGTACAATTACGATGCTCTTTAGCTTTTGTTATACAACAATCAATTGAATACAAGACTTAAACTGAAAGCAACAGAAGCACTGTGATAAGTCTAGTGTTTGAATTTTTGGCATCATGCAGAGATCAAAATACCTGAGGTAAATGCAGTaccaaaaatttacaaaaaatcaTGAGGTGCATGAGTTTGAGGGAAATTATGCCTGTTTTATATGTGAGCCAAAAATGTTCAAAGTAAGCCCCTAGTAAACATTCAAATTTCAAGACAGTAAGAATTTCAGGCATCTGGAACTTCCTTGATTTATCTGAAGTTCTGAACTGCAACACAAAGGTCCATGAGAAAGACTGGCAATTATTTTGTTCGCTAACAGCATATACTGAGATTTTGAAATAAATGGCTCTACAAATTCAGCTAAAACTGACCTTCAAACTGCCACGGCAAGAACATGGTATCTCCATGTTTTTGTCATCATCCTCGTCATGGCAAATTCTACACTCTTCTAATATTCCTGTTGATGAACTCATATTTGCAGAAGGCACAGCTTGCCACAATCGGTTTTGGCTCTCAATGGCAGCTTCAAGGGTGGATTCAGTTAGCAACCGATCCACCAGGAACACAAAATGATCCCCCATCCTTCAGATTgcacagaaaagaaaacaaaggactTAGAAAAGTTCCAATCGCAACATGCTTTACAGTACATTTATCTGAACAAAATGACCACAGGTAAGAATTAAAACATCCTTACTATCTCTGCAACATTTAAAACATGCAAAATACTATTtactttgcatttcccttgttttatgagcaagaaaacaaagaagacgACCCAAAACAATGATACA
This region includes:
- the LOC18099418 gene encoding uncharacterized protein LOC18099418 isoform X1 — its product is MGDHFVFLVDRLLTESTLEAAIESQNRLWQAVPSANMSSSTGILEECRICHDEDDDKNMEIPCSCRGSLKYAHRKCVQRWCNEKGDINCEICYQQFEPGYTAPRPLFRYGGIPMNFRGNWEIPTRELHAPPFIPMFTTDREYLDSDFEEEYPLPSPRSVMCCRIVAIIFMVLLVLRHTLPIIISGAGDYTMTLFMLMILRTVGILLPIYVMVRAFTAIQHRRRQQQDPPFPLAETDEENV
- the LOC18099418 gene encoding uncharacterized protein LOC18099418 isoform X2; translation: MGDHFVFLVDRLLTESTLEAAIESQNRLWQAVPSANMSSSTGILEECRICHDEDDDKNMEIPCSCRGSLKYAHRKCVQRWCNEKGDINCEICYQQFEPGYTAPRPLFRYGGIPMNFRGNWEIPTRELHAPPFIPMFTTDREYLDSDFEEEYPLPSPRSVMCCRIVAIIFMVLLVLRHTLPIIISGAGDYTMTLFMLMILRTVGILLPIYVMVRAFTAIQHRRRQQQVSED